One Aquarana catesbeiana isolate 2022-GZ linkage group LG04, ASM4218655v1, whole genome shotgun sequence genomic region harbors:
- the INSM1 gene encoding insulinoma-associated protein 1 — MPKGFLVKRSKKSPPVSYRVRDEDEDRAQAAPPAWMLYAAVSDHRPAPYITGGSLPPASPDRAAPAPPCSPRPPPAGQFGNPESVQQALSSPTRPVSRDYLDRSFSLGSPVSAESFPSLVTSMEPLLYPGAGDLKMPSSSSGIPPMKRTAEAKPGHPKPPAAKKTKAIRKLTFEDEVTTSPVLGLRIKEGPVEPPRPRAPSSGHKPLGEFICQLCKEEYSDPFSLAQHKCSRIVRVEYRCPECDKVFSCPANLASHRRWHKPRPPAATAPVTKEEPLSDRDTPSPGVSESGSEDGTYECPHCSKKFRRQAYLRKHLLCHASEELIYPEERRAKSPGPVNLSSSGGGGECYPCPVCGETFPGKSSQERHLRLLHSSQLYPCKYCPATFYSSPGLTRHINKCHPSENRQVILLQVPVRPAC, encoded by the coding sequence ATGCCTAAAGGCTTCCTAGTGAAGAGAAGCAAAAAGTCCCCGCCGGTGTCCTACCGAGTGCGGGATGAAGACGAGGACCGAGCGCAGGCCGCCCCCCCGGCATGGATGCTGTACGCCGCCGTGTCCGATCACAGGCCGGCTCCGTACATCACCGGAGGATCCCTTCCCCCGGCCAGCCCCGACCGAGCCGCCCCAGCTCCACCCTGCAGCCCCCGGCCGCCCCCTGCCGGTCAGTTCGGGAACCCGGAGTCGGTGCAGCAGGCGCTGTCCAGCCCGACCCGCCCGGTGAGCAGAGACTACCTAGATCGGAGCTTCAGCCTGGGGTCCCCGGTGTCCGCCGAGTCCTTCCCGTCCCTGGTCACCTCCATGGAGCCGCTGCTGTACCCCGGAGCCGGTGATCTGAAGATGCCGTCTTCCTCCTCCGGGATCCCCCCGATGAAGAGGACGGCAGAAGCCAAGCCCGGTCACCCCAAGCCGCCCGCCGCCAAGAAGACCAAAGCCATCCGTAAGCTGACCTTTGAGGACGAGGTGACCACTTCCCCGGTGCTGGGGCTGAGGATCAAGGAGGGTCCGGTGGAGCCCCCTCGGCCGCGGGCACCGAGCTCCGGGCACAAGCCGCTCGGGGAGTTCATCTGCCAGCTGTGTAAGGAGGAGTACAGTGACCCGTTCTCCCTGGCCCAGCACAAGTGTTCCCGCATCGTACGGGTGGAGTACCGCTGTCCCGAATGTGATAAAGTCTTCAGCTGCCCCGCCAACCTGGCATCCCACCGCCGCTGGCACAAACCCCGCCCACCCGCCGCCACTGCCCCCGTCACCAAGGAAGAGCCCCTCAGTGACCGGGACACCCCCAGCCCCGGTGTCTCTGAGTCCGGCTCCGAAGACGGAACCTATGAGTGTCCGCACTGCTCCAAGAAGTTCCGCCGCCAGGCTTACCTGAGGAAACACCTGCTGTGCCACGCCTCCGAGGAGCTGATCTACCCCGAGGAGCGGAGAGCCAAGAGTCCCGGCCCCGTCAACCTCAGCAGcagcggaggaggaggagagtgctACCCGTGCCCGGTGTGCGGGGAGACCTTCCCGGGGAAGAGCAGCCAGGAGCGACACCTCCGCCTCCTCCATTCCTCCCAGCTCTACCCTTGCAAGTACTGCCCGGCCACCTTCTACAGCTCGCCCGGCCTCACCCGGCACATCAACAAGTGCCACCCCTCCGAGAACAGGCAAGTCATCCTCCTCCAGGTGCCAGTCCGCCCAGCCTGCTGA